A genome region from Glycine max cultivar Williams 82 chromosome 5, Glycine_max_v4.0, whole genome shotgun sequence includes the following:
- the LOC100779051 gene encoding early nodulin-93, producing MAQRNVTANSSFERTSLPSLDQKLAMAKRCSHEGVMAGAKAAVVATIATAIPTLASVRMLPWARANLNHSAQALIISTVAGAAYFIVADKTVLATARKNSFNRPSNA from the exons ATGGCCCAGAGAAATGTTACTGCTAATTCTTCTTTTGAAAGGACTAGCTTGCCTTCCCTAGATCAAAAGTTGGCCATGGCCAAGCGCTGCTCTCATG AGGGTGTGATGGCAGGAGCAAAAGCAGCTGTTGTTGCTACTATTGCTACTGCCATACCAACT CTGGCTAGTGTAAGGATGCTTCCTTGGGCAAGAGCCAATCTCAATCACTCTGCTCAAGCTCTCATAATTTCCACAG TGGCGGGAGCAGCATATTTCATAGTAGCTGACAAGACTGTCTTGGCAACTGCTAGAAAGAACTCCTTCAACCGACCCTCTAATGCATGA